A DNA window from Mastomys coucha isolate ucsf_1 unplaced genomic scaffold, UCSF_Mcou_1 pScaffold21, whole genome shotgun sequence contains the following coding sequences:
- the Sympk gene encoding symplekin, with protein MALEGRKWRLPRWTPGEVGRLPTRHALGAGTGRGAGLHFPAALLVQRLRCVTAAGGRWRRQQRLWRGAAEGARGARRPEPRDNLTAVMASGSGDSVTRRSVASQFFTQEEGPGIDGMTTSERVVDLLNQAALITNDSKITVLKQVQELIINKDPTLLDNFLDEIIAFQADKSIEVRKFVIGFIEEACKRDIELLLKLIANLNMLLRDENVNVVKKAILTMTQLYKVALQWMVKSRVISDLQEACWDMVSSMAGEIILLLDSDNDGIRTHAIKFVEGLIVTLSPRMADSEVPRRQEHDISLDRIPRDHPYIQYNVLWEEGKAALEQLLKFMVHPAISSINLTTALGSLANIARQRPMFMSEVIQAYETLHANLPPTLAKSQVSSVRKNLKLHLLSVLKHPASLEFQAQITTLLVDLGTPQTEIARNMPSSKDSRKRSRDDTDSTLKKMKLEPNLGEDDEDKDLEPGPSGTSKASAQISGQSDTDITAEFLQPLLTPDNVANLVLISMVYLPETMPASFQAIYTPVESAGTEAQIKHLARLMATQMTAAGLGPGVEQTKQCKEEPKEEKVVKPESVLIKRRLSVQGQAISVVGSQSTMSSLEEEVPQAKRRPEPIIPVTQPRLAGAGGRKKIFRLSDVLKPLTDAQVEAMKLGAVKRILRAEKAVACSGAAQVRIKILASLVTQFDSGFKAEVLSFILEDVRARLDLAFAWLYQEYNAYLAAGASGTLDKYEDCLICLLSGLQEKPDQKDGIFTKVVLEAPLITESALEVIRKYCEDESRAYLGMSTLGDLIFKRPSRQFQYLHVLLDLSSHDKDRVRSQALLFIKRMYEKEQLREYVEKFALNYLQLLVHPNPPSVLFGADKDTEVAAPWTEETVKQCLYLYLALLPQNHKLIHELAAVYTEAIADIKRTVLRVIEQPIRGMGMNSPELLLLVENCPKGAETLVTRCLHSLTDKVPPSPELVKRVRDLYHKRLPDVRFLIPVLNGLEKKEVIQALPKLIKLNPIVVKEVFNRLLGTQHGEGNSALSPLNPGELLIALHNIDSVKCDMKSIIKATNLCFAERNVYTSEVLAVVMQQLMEQSPLPMLLMRTVIQSLTMYPRLGGFVMNILARLIMKQVWKYPKVWEGFIKCCQRTKPQSFQVILQLPPQQLGAVFDKCPELREPLLAHVRSFTPHQQAHIPNSIMTILEASGKQEPDVKEASSGPLEEDDLEPLPLALVPAPAPRPPQDLIGLRLAQEKALKRQLEEEQKQKPTGVGTPAASVSSTPSVAPAARAGPTPAEEVMEYREEGPECETPAIFISMDDDSGLAETTLLDSSLEGPLPKEAAAVGPSSKDERSPQNLSHAVEEALKTSSPESREPESKGNS; from the exons GTGGTAGATCTCCTGAACCAGGCTGCATTGATCACCAATGACTCAAAGATCACAGTGCTCAAACAG GTCCAAGAGCTGATCATCAACAAGGACCCCACCCTGCTTGACAACTTCTTGGAC GAGATCATCGCTTTCCAGGCAGACAAGTCCATCGAAGTGCGCAAGTTTGTCATTGGCTTCATCGAGGAGGCATG caagcGGGACATTGAACTGCTGCTAAAACTGATAGCCAACCTCAACATGCTATTGCGGGATGAAAATGTGAACGTGGTAAAGAAGGCCATCCTCACCATGACTCAGCTCTACAAAGTAGCCCTGCAG TGGATGGTGAAGTCTCGGGTCATCAGTGATCTCCAGGAGGCATGCTGGGACATGGTATCCTCCATGGCTGGGGAAATCATCCTGCTTTTGGATTCTGACAACGATGGCATCCGTACGCATGCCATCAAGTTTGTGGAGGGCCTCATTGTCACCTTGTCACCCCGAATGGCTGACTCAGAGGTTCCCCGACGCCAGGAGCATGACATCAGTCTGGACCGCATCCCTCGAGATCACCCCTACATCCAGTACA ATGTCCTATGGGAAGAAGGCAAGGCAGCTCTGGAGCAGCTGCTGAAATTCATGGTACACCCCGCCATCTCCTCCATCAACCTGACGACAGCACTGGGCTCCCTTGCCAACATCGCCCGCCAGAGACCCATGTTTATGTCTGAGGTGATCCAGGCCTATGAGACGCTGCATG CCAATCTGCCCCCTACACTGGCCAAGTCCCAGGTGAGCAGTGTGCGTAAGAACCTCAAGCTGCACTTGCTGAGCGTGCTCAAGCACCCTGCCTCCTTGGAGTTCCAGGCCCAGATCACCACCCTGCTGGTGGACCTGGGCACACCCCAGACTGAGATCGCCCGTAACATGCCTAGCAGCAAGGACTCCCGCAAGCGGTCCCGGGATGATACAGATTCCACGCTCAAGAAGATGAAGCTGG AGCCCAATTTGGGAGAAGATGATGAGGACAAAGACTTGGAGCCTGGCCCATCAGGGACGTCAAAGGCCTCAGCCCAGATCTCAGGCCAGTCAGATACGGACATCACTGCTGAGTTCTTGCAGCCTCTGCTGACACCTGACAATGTGGCTAATCTG GTCCTCATCAGCATGGTGTACCTGCCTGAGACCATGCCTGCCTCCTTCCAAGCCATCTACACCCCTGTGGAGTCAGCAGGCACTGAAGCCCAGATCAAGCACCTGGCTCGTCTCATGGCGACACAGATGACAGCTGCAGGACTGGGTCCTG GTGTGGAACAGACGAAACAATGCAAGGAGGAGCCCAAGGAGGAGAAGGTGGTAAAACCGGAGAGTGTCCTGATCAAGCGGCGCCTATCAGTGCAGGGCCAGGCCATCTCTGTGGTGGGCTCTCAGagcaccatgtcttccttggAGGAGGAGGTACCTCAGGCCAAGAGgaggccagaacccatcatccctgTCACGCAGCCACG GCTGGCAGGTGCCGGTGGGCGCAAGAAGATCTTCCGTCTGAGCGATGTGCTGAAGCCCCTGACAGATGCCCAGGTGGAAGCCATGAAGCTAGGAGCTGTGAAGCGGATCCTGAGGGCTGAGAAGGCTGTAGCCTGCAGTGGGGCTGCCCAG GTGCGCATCAAGATCCTGGCCAGCCTCGTGACACAGTTCGACTCCGGATTCAAGGCAGAGGTGCTGTCCTTTATACTGGAAGATGTCCGGGCCCGTCTGGACCTGGCTTTTGCCTGGCTCTACCAGGAATATAATGCCTACCTGGCAGCAGGGGCCTCTGGCACTCTGGACAAGTATGAGGACTGCCTCATTTGCCTGCTTTCTGGACTGCAAGAGAAACCGGACCAGAAAGATGG GATCTTTACCAAGGTGGTTTTGGAGGCCCCACTGATCACTGAGAGTGCCTTGGAGGTGATACGGAAGTACTGTGAGGATGAG AGTCGCGCCTACCTGGGCATGTCAACACTTGGAGACCTGATCTTCAAGCGCCCTTCTCGCCAGTTCCAGTATCTGCATGTTCTCCTTGACCTCAGCTCTCACGACAAGGACAGG GTGCGCTCCCAGGCCCTGCTCTTCATTAAGCGCATGTATGAGAAGGAGCAGCTTCGAGAGTATGTGGAGAAATTTGCCCTCAACTACCTGCAGCTCCTGGTCCACCCCAACCCACCCTCCGTGCTGTTCGGAGCCGACAAGGACACAG AGGTGGCCGCGCCCTGGACAGAGGAAACAGTGAAGCAGTGTTTGTATCTGTATCTGGCTCTCCTGCCTCAGAACCACAAACTGATCCATGAGCTTGCAGCCGTGTACACTGAGGCCATCGCTGACATCAAGCGGACAGTGCTGAGGGTCATTGAGCAGCCG ATCCGAGGGATGGGTATGAACTCACCAGAGCTGCTACTGCTGGTAGAAAACTGTCCCAAGGGGGCAGAGACGCTGGTTACCCGCTGCCTGCACAGCCTCACTGACAAAG TGCCACCATCCCCAGAACTGGTGAAGCGGGTCCGAGACCTGTACCACAAGCGGCTGCCTGACGTGCGCTTCCTCATCCCTGTGCTCAACGGGCTGGAGAAG aAAGAGGTGATCCAGGCCCTGCCCAAGCTCATCAAACTCAACCCCATCGTGGTGAAGGAAGTCTTCAACCGCCTGCTAGGTACCCAGCACG GTGAGGGGAACTCAGCCCTGTCCCCCCTGAATCCGGGAGAGCTGCTGATCGCATTGCACAACATTGACTCTGTGAAGTGTGACATGAAGTCCATCATCAAAG CCACCAACCTGTGTTTTGCGGAGCGGAATGTGTACACGTCGGAAGTGCTAGCTGTGGTGATGCAGCAGCTGATGGAGCAAAGTCCTCTGCCCATGCTGCTCATGCGGACCGTCATCCAGTCCCTCACCATGTACCCCCGCCTAGGGGGCTTCGTCATGAACATCCTGGCCCGACTCATCATGAAGCAG GTGTGGAAGTACCCCAAGGTATGGGAGGGCTTCATCAAGTGCTGCCAGCGCACCAAGCCCCAGAGTTTCCAGGTCATCCTGCAGCTACCTCCACAGCAGCTTGGCGCAGTCTTTGACAAGTGCCCTGAGCTCCGGGAGCCACTGTTGGCCCATGTGCGCTCCTTCACCCCCCACCAG CAAGCACACATCCCCAACTCCATTATGACCATCCTGGAGGCCAGTGGCAAGCAGGAGCCTGATGTCAAGGAAGCATCTTCAGGGCCCCTGGAAGAG GATGACCTGGAGCCCTTGCCTCTGGCTTTGGTCCCGGCCCCTGCCCCACGGCCCCCTCAGGACCTCATTGGTCTGCGATTGGCTCAGGAGAAGGCCCTGAAGCGGCAGCTGGAGGAGGAACAGAAACAGAAGCCCACAGGCGTCGGAACGCCCGCTGCCTCTGTGTCCTCGACGCCCTCGGTTGCTCCAGCAGCCCGAGCTGGTCCCACCCCAGCTGAGGAGGTCATGGAATACCGGGAGGAAGGTCCTGAATGCGAGACCCCAGCCATCTTCATCAGCATGGACGACGACTCGGGGCTGGCTGAAACCACACTCCTGGACTCTAGTCTCGAGGGGCCCCTACCTAAG GAGGCAGCAGCAGTCGGGCCGAGCTCCAAGGATGAGCGGAGCCCTCAGAACCTCAGCCATGCTGTGGAAGAAGCCTtgaagacctccagcccagagtCCAGGGAACCCGAGAGCAAGGGGAACAGCTGA